The Paenibacillus spongiae nucleotide sequence ATCCCGTAAGATGAAAGCAGCCTATGAGATTTGCTTCCCGTCTGGTGAGTTAACGGACTTGGAAGTTACAAGAGCCCAGTTCTATCTTGCAATTCGCTCTATCATCTTTAAGCAAACGAAAGGCGAAGCGCCGGACGCGGAAAAAATGAATCATGTGGTTGAAAAAATGGTGCAGGAAGCTATCACCTGTACCGGTATCGAGAACATTGTCAACGCGGAAAAACCCGAAGATGTTTTCGGCGAAGAGTTTCAAAAAAAATTGGAAGAAATAGACCTGCCAATATCGAAGTTTAACGCTTTGCTTAAGCTACTCAGGAAGGCGATTTCAGGCTACGGAAAAACGAATAAGGTAAAGGCTATTGTCTTTGACGAACGGCTTAAAAAGGTTATCGAAACCTATAATAACCGTGACAAACTTGTGTTTACTAGTGAGGTCGTGGCGGACTTTATCAATGACCTAACTGACGAACTGATTAAAATAATGGCCGATTTACAGGAGGACAAGGCATCTTTTGAGAAACTCGGCATAACATATGAGGAAAAGGCTTTTTACGATATCTTAGTGAAGGTACGTGACGAACACCAGTTTAGATACGATGATGAAAAATGCATAGTACTTGCCAGGGAAATAAAAGAGTTAGTTGACGAAAAAGCTCAATACGCAGACTGGTCTACACGCGATGACATCAAGAATCAATTAAACATGGATTTGACAGTTCTTCTCTACAAAAATGGATATCCGCCAGAGTGGGACGAGGAAGTCTTTGAGCAGGTACTGGAGCAGGCGGAGAATTTTAAAAAATACGCTGAGTAAAGGTCTGAATCGAACTATATCCTGGTTCGGTAGTTTAGAATCCTCCTAATCGCCCCAATACGTAGTGATTACGAATACGTATTGGGGTTTTTATGTGTAAAAAAACGGGCATACTTACTTAATCGCAGTATAATGTTTTAAGGAAAGCTATCGCTCTGACAGCAACTTCACTTAATATTTTGGTTCATCCTATTCCTGTATTAAAAGAAATAGAGTATAATTTCCAGTAAATTGTGGAATATGGAGGGGAAATATGGTACACAAAGTATTACCGAGACCTTCATTTATAGATAACTGCGAATTTCTTAAGATGATTGGAGATAGGAAAGTTTGGCAGTCACTTGATGGCAAACGACTATATACTTGGGATAGTTTGCATGGTGAGTTAGAAGTATTCACAAAAAGAGGAATACATCTTGCTAGTGCAGATCCGATTACAGGAAAGTATATTAAGCCAGCACTTCCTGGGAGGCGATTAAATGTCTAAATTAAAGTATATGGAAGCATGTTTTGCAGGTGAAGCGCTTCAGGAAGAGATTGAGGATTATATTGAAGAATGGCACGAGAGTAATTCAACCGAAGAAGTTTATGAATATTTGGGTATGACTGAAGAAGAGTACGCAATCTGGGTGGAAAATGACTCAATGCTCAGGACTATATTCCATGCTCGCAAATTGGGGATTTCTATTAATGAGTTTATTGGCAGAAACAACGCTGAAAGTCTTGTTGCACGATCAGCCTCGCCTGAAGAAGCAGCATCTATAAAAGAATGGCTAGCAAGGACTGGTAGAATACAAAAGTAGGGGTATTTTATGGAAGATTTAAAACCTGAGCAAAAAATGGCACAAAAGATATCTCAAAAATTTGGTCTAAAGATACCGGTTGATATTCAAAGTCTGATTCTTAAATATGCAGATTACGAGGAAGCAACTATTCCAGGGAGCATTGATGCGATTTGTATTCTTAGAGACACGAAACCACTCGTTATTCTAAACCCAACTCAAATAAGTACGCGCAAGCGATTTACATTAGCTCATGAATTAGGCCATATAGTTATACCTGGGCATGATGGAATGATATCGTGTCACATAGATAGGGAAGACATTATTAATGATTCATTCTACAGTGTTATGGAATATGAGGCGAACAATTTTGCTGCAGAACTGTTAATGCCAACACCATGGTTAGAAGAGATGGTAAAGGAACATATATCTGCAGGACTACATCTAACTTTAGAAAAGATATGTAAAGAAGCAGACGTTTCTTTTTCTGCGGCCTTTTTCTCCCTATTTAAAGTTCTGCCTTCTGGTTATATAGCTTACGTTAAAAATAATCATAGAATACATGGAAAACGTTTTGAATCTGAGGGTACAAGAGTGTTTATTCCAAAGAGGGATGAACTAATTGATTTTCAGTGGCTAGATAATAATGCAACAGAACAAAATATTTATAGAATGGATACGTTTACTATTCAATGGTGGAAAATTGATAGCAACCTAAGTGCCCAAGCATTGAATGTAATGTTAGAGGAATTAAAAACACAGAGCTTAACTGAGATACTTAATAGTATTGATTTAAAAGGGAAGGGAACAATTGCTTCGTCATTAGAAAAAATTATTGGGTTATTGCCTTCGGGCTATATTCTACTAATAGAAAGTGTAGACTATAGTAGAATGTTTTTTAGTAAAGATACAAACGTACCTATCCCCTTTACAATTCAAAGGGCTAAATCGTGGTTAAATGAGTATGCTAGCGATAATGGGTACTATGATTTATTAGGTTACAGAATTTGGTGGTGGAATTTTGTTGTTCGTGCCCCTCAAAGAGAAAGAATACGGGATTTAAGGAGCTCTAAACAAATAAACCAAGAGATTTTTAATGATTCCTATGATGATGAATCTGAGCGTGAACATTGTAAGCGAGTTCTAGGTGGAATTATAGGTTCATTAAATAATCGTAACTTTTCGACCTTTGAGGACTTTTATAAATCTTTTAAGCTCCGTTTAACTGGAGATGAAAAGTTGAAGCCAATCTTATCGCATCCTAAACTAGAAGACTTTATCACTAACAAAATTAATGAACTCTTGAGTAGAAGGTAGACGCTTTGATTACATGCGCAGAGAGTTTAAAAATGAATACCTTAAATTTCGCCTCTGAGATGATGCGGTGACCCGTATCATAAGTAAATGAGGTTTTGTGTATTTTATTGACAAAATAAAAAGGGCTAGTTTCTGTAACGTAAGGTCTATTTTAAAGAGGAGACGTGAATGGTTAATCACGTCCCTTTTTTGTTTAATAAAATTGATTGTTTCAAACTTGTCGGCAGCTGACTGATCGGCAGAACGTAACGCATGTCCATAAATGTTCATCGTAGTACTGATATTGCCGTGTCCAAGACATTGCAGAGATAATCTTAGCCTGTGAACCAATCGAATTAACAAAGTCAGCATGGTCGGCATGATGTAATCATTAAGCTGAGCATTCTGTTCTAACTTCCGATTGAAACAGAGTTGGGGACGGATTGGGGACGATAGCCTATCAATTGCGCATGTGAAGATTGAGTTATTATTTTGATAATTAGGAGTCACAATTAGCAGAGGGGTTCGAGAATCGGTGATAAATTTCTCGTTATTTCGATTATAAATTATGAATTATTTATTAGCATCACCATAAGAGGATAAAAGACCCAATTATCGAAATATGTCTAATACGGTTTTTTCCTAAGAACAACGTAGCTATCAGTTGAGAGTCATAATTGAACCCGATTCTAAATAAATGCATCGTTCCACGGGGGGGGCAGACAATGTCATTACCAACAGAACTCTCAACCATTTTTCGAAGTAAACAAAAGTCGTATAAAATGGTTCTTATCCTATCCATAATTGATGAAATTCAGGAATCCAATAATCAAGCTTTACCGTTAAACAACGTTGCTGAACGATTCTTAGCTTATTATCAGCATAACAGCCAACAAGGGAAGAAAGTGGATTCTCCTCCTGCCGGTTTAGCTTCAAGCTGGAATACGATTACGCACGGCCAAGTGAGATCATTGCTTAGAACTCCAATTGGAGCATTGGACTCCATCCTTGAAATGCATAGCGAGACACAAAAGATTGGCTTCAAAGCGTCGATACAAGTCCAACTTGATGAGAGCACAATAAACGAATTGCAAAACTATGCCCTAATTGAACTCGAACATTATAATAATCAGATAGCATCGGCTTTTTCGCTAAAAGATGCCCTCACAGATATTTTCAATGGCTATCTTCATGCAAAAACGCAACCATTTGCCGGTCATCCACTGGCTGCCCTATTTAGACAATCCATACCTGAGCAAATAAGACAATTACCCTTCTATAACGACAATTATAAAATTCAAGGGTCGATCGGACAGGGCAATTGGGCGAACATTCCTTGGCTTGCGTTTCTGGATAAACGGATCACCGAGACCACGCAGCATGGGGAGTACGTGGTATATCTATTTGCGGAAGATATGAGCGCTGTTTATCTAACTTTAGCGCAAGGGGTAACCGTTCCGTTGAGGGAACGCGGAAAGAGAGAAGGCTATCAATATCTCGAGCAAAAAGTCCAGGAAATGCGGGGGCTTCTTCCACTTGAGAATATGCAAAAAGATGAAGAAATCTATCTGACTTCAAGTGGATTGGGTCGGGATTATCAAGTATCGACTGTGGCATACATTCGTTATGATCGCAATCATATCCCTAATGATGATCAGTTAGCGACTGACTTAGAAAATATGATGAACAACTATAAGCTCTATGTTGACCACATCATGAAAGAGCAGCCTCTGAAAAGTAAGCCAACTTTCAAATATACGATAGCGCATCTTTATCTGGTGCAAGGGATTGTCGCTTACCTCGGCCATAACGATCTACGCCCGGTCTCCATTGAAGAGCTCGTTGCAAATCAAACGACGGTACTTATTTCCGGTGATGATGTTAAGCACCCGAAGGAAAGGATTCAACACCTGGCGAGGGCTTTGCAAGATCTGGATCTTCTCACTAACGAGAATGGACAGTACACGTTGACTGAACGGGGCATAAGGTATTTCCAAGCTTTCGACTCAAGCATTTGGCAGATAAACAATGAGCAAGTAGCCATTTTAAGAGAATACTTAGCCGCGGCGGACGATAATACCCTATCCAATCTAGCCAAG carries:
- a CDS encoding colicin E3/pyocin S6 family cytotoxin translates to MIGDRKVWQSLDGKRLYTWDSLHGELEVFTKRGIHLASADPITGKYIKPALPGRRLNV
- a CDS encoding ImmA/IrrE family metallo-endopeptidase; amino-acid sequence: MEDLKPEQKMAQKISQKFGLKIPVDIQSLILKYADYEEATIPGSIDAICILRDTKPLVILNPTQISTRKRFTLAHELGHIVIPGHDGMISCHIDREDIINDSFYSVMEYEANNFAAELLMPTPWLEEMVKEHISAGLHLTLEKICKEADVSFSAAFFSLFKVLPSGYIAYVKNNHRIHGKRFESEGTRVFIPKRDELIDFQWLDNNATEQNIYRMDTFTIQWWKIDSNLSAQALNVMLEELKTQSLTEILNSIDLKGKGTIASSLEKIIGLLPSGYILLIESVDYSRMFFSKDTNVPIPFTIQRAKSWLNEYASDNGYYDLLGYRIWWWNFVVRAPQRERIRDLRSSKQINQEIFNDSYDDESEREHCKRVLGGIIGSLNNRNFSTFEDFYKSFKLRLTGDEKLKPILSHPKLEDFITNKINELLSRR